The nucleotide sequence gtatttGGTTACTAGAGAtttgtagcataatttgaagtcaggtaatgtgattcctccagtttttttcttttggtttaggATGGCTTTGGGtattctggatcttttgtggttatctataaattttaggactatgttttctatttctgtgaagaatgtaattggtattttaatggggatattattgaatctatagattgctttgggtagtatggacattctaacaatatttattcttccaatccatgagcatggagtatcttttccatattttgtgacttcttcaacttctttcatcaatgttttatagttttcagtgtagatatctttcacttctttgattaagtttattcctaggtattttattttatttgtagctatcataaaatgggattactttcttgggtttgggtttgtttttcagattgtttattaTTGGCATATAGATATGCTacctatttttgtatgttgattctGTATCctaaaaatttactgaatttgtttatcagttgtAAAAATTTttgggtggagtctttaggtATCTGTAGAGATAAAATAATGTTATCTACAAAtaaggattatttgatttttttttccaatttggacacgatttatttctctctcttttgattGCTGATCAAAAGAGTCTGATTGCTCTACCTataacttccagtactatgttgaatagcagcAGTGAaaatgagcatccttgtcttgttccagatcttagaggaaaggctttcaatttttcccagtcagtatgatactagctgtggttctgtcatatatggcttgtatcatgaTGAAttaagttccttctatactcagttttctgagagtttttatcatgaagggatgttgcattatcctattttaaaaacctgtcttttttctttacatatgttaACATTCATCCCTTGAATTCACTTCAGTTTGATCGACTTTCGGCTGCATGTATTTTCAAGCTTTGTTGTTAGAAACAtaataaatttagaattgttatgtcttcctggaGAACTGACCCTTTTTGAATCATGCAATATCCTTCTTTATTCCTGGTAATATTTCTCATTCTGAAATCTACCTTGTCTGATATtattaaaactactttaaatttcttttgattaAAGTTTGGATGCTATATATTTTCCTAGTAGTTTACTTctaacctattttttaaaattgaaagtgaATTTCTTGTAGACAGCTAATTGGGTTTTGCTCTTCTCCCCAATTTTACAGTCTCGGTCATTTAGACTCATTTGCTTACATTTAATCTAATTTCTGATATGGTTATATCAAAATCTACCCTCTTCCTAGCTGCATTCTGTTTATTCTATATGTTCATtacttttgttcctctttttctgccttcttttggattgagtattttgcatttttgtgaatGTATTTTAACTCCATTATTGGCTTGTCATttgtatcttaaaattttttaaaaagaagattgtCATAGGATTTGCAATATTCACctttatttaatttaactttaagTAATATTACCCTgctttgtgtatggtataagtgCTTTACAGTAATATATTCCATATCTTCCTCTCATCCTTTGGGCTATATTTTGGTCATAGAATTAATTGACTTTTATATAAGCTGTGAGAACACAAAATATTGttacaatatacattttatttattctattttcaatgctttcttttcttggtgaatCCAAGTTTCTGTCTGTTATCATATTACTTCTGCCTGAAAAACTTAAACAATTCTTATAGTGCAAGTCTGCTGGCAATGCGTTCTCTCAATTCTGtttctataagaattttttttactaGGTATAGATGAAGGCCATCCGTGCTCAGAACTTGCTCAAATCTGTAGCAAAGCAGAGAGAAACCCCCAAACAGCAACTTCAAGCACtaatagcagaaaagaaaatgcatctaGAAAGGTATCGGGTTGACTAGGAAGCTTTGTGTAAAGTAGAAGCAgaacaaaatgaatttattgaccaatttatttttcagaaatgaactaaaaattttccttttgtagtAGGAAGGCAAATCCCTCCCCCACAAACCAAAAAACCTTTGTACTATTCCAGCGACTTGACTAATGATCGCAGCACATCACAGGGTGTGAGAAGTGCAGCCCCCTGAAGGCAGCACTCATGTAAGCATCAGTGCACAGTTGCCACCGGTGGCCGTGTAGTAGAGTCTCACCTCCTGTGTTCTTAGTCTAAGCAGTCGGTAAGCTTTGAtcctttttttggtaaatttacaAACCTTTGGAAGGAAAAGTGATAAATTGttcttttcaaatggaaaaaaataagaatacagtAGAAATGTTGAAATGgtgaaagaattcattttttaaaatgtcctatgagataagaacaaaaagaaaatatacaaccTGTTCTCAGTAATGGCATGATGTAAACTGTAGGTGAAATGTGAGTGGGGGCAATTATAATCTTCCAAATTGTAGTGATCCCTTAAGAGAATGTGTACGTTTGTAATGCTCTGGCCAATTTTGCTTAGTTGATATTTTGTCCTGACTGTGaacaagaaacacacacacatataaataaattggacttcttCAATATACAAAAACTTCTGTGCTGCAAATGACAGCATCAAGAAAAGTGAAACACAACATCACAAAAGTGAAACACAACtcacaaaatgggaaaaatattttcaaactatgtaTCTGATAAGAGAACCATAtccataatatttttcaaaatatatttttggtaaatattttattatattgcatTATGGGAATTAGGGAAACAAAGGATCTATAGTGTGTTTttcaaaagcaatatttttagaaacacagaTTATATTGAAATCTTcatgccaagaaaataaaaacaaagatcagaAGAATTAAATGGTTTTATATTAATCAAAGCTTGCTgttaattcatgtgtaggttgagatggattcacctCCACTAgagcttttagctcatcattatccagcttggtctcaggtcactcaCGTGGCTTATTTTGAAGAGTAAAAGAATCAAAACAGAACttaaaccatcaatgtactgtgcgttcattagccacatccttcccaaacactttgttgatatttcgaacTGTCTGTGCTGCATCACTTTCATggtggaactcatattcgaaaataacatgaattttggacttatccatggtttcacaaaaactgctctaaaaaaatttgacagataatcacaagccaaactgtgtatttgaaagaatgaggatgtaccttcacaataaaaataaaacaagagtgtcaaagtgaaatgtcagagataccaactgtcaaacttagtacttaaggaaatcagacatttcacacTTAATAACCTTATATATGTCTCTACAGagaaatacatgtatattaacaaattaaaatatagcaaatacacataaaaacaaCCACATAAAAGAgatgcaaattatatttttgacaCATTTTCAGCACAATCACCTAATACAATTTTCCTTTATAGGCAGAGGTAATAAATAGTACAAATGTATATTTACGGTCAATGAGGTCCTAAGAGTGGCCCTAATCTGAAAGGGCTGttatccttataagaaaaggaagagacgctagtgctctttctctctctgtgtgcaCACGGAGGGAAGACCTtttgaggacacagtgagaagttggtcacctgcaaaccaggaagagaagtCTCTCCAGACACCagctctgctggcaccttgaccttggacttccagtctgcagaattgtaagaaaataagtttctgttgtttaagccacccagcctgtggtattttgttatagcagcctgagcagactaacaCAGATATACGAAAGAGAAATTGACACACATGCTgacacaaaaatgtgtacatgaatattcatagaaacattctttttttttctctttttaaaaaaatttcagcatattatgggggtacaaatgttaaggttagtatattgcccatgccccccacctcgagtcagagcttcaagtgtgaccatcccccaaacgttgcacatctcactcattatgtttgtatgcacccatcccctccacccccctcccacctgtcgacaccgataaatgttattcctatatgtccacttaggtgttgatccgttaataccaatttgctggtgagtacatgtggtgctggtttttccattcttgagatactgcacttagtagaatgggttccagctctatccaggaaaatacaagaggtgctatatcaccattgtttcttaaagctgaatagtactccatggtatacatataccacattttattaatccactcatgaattgatgggaacttgggttgtttccacaactttgcaattgtgaattgtgctgctataaacattcgagtgcaggtgtcttttttgtagagtgtcattgatcttttgggtagatgcccagtcgtggaattgctggatcaaatggtagatctacttgtattgctttaaggtatctccatatcatAGCAACATTCTTATATTAGCctcaaagtggaaacaacctaaatgtctaccaACTGATGAgtgcataaacaaaatgtggtctattgATACAATGGTGagttattcagcaataaaaaaacaaaccaaaaacataaAGTGCTCACGCCTGCTAAAACATCGATGACTTGTTCATGGATaaacattaagctaagtgaaacaagccagccACAAAAGATCATACGTTGTATAATATCCTCAGAATAgataaattcatttaattcaaagtAAATTAGTGTTTGCCAGGGAGTGCTACTGGGTACAGGATTCCTTTTGTGTGTCTGTGATGAAATCATCCTGAAATTTGTTAGTAATAATGGTTGCACAGCTATGTGAATAAActgaaaaacactgaattgtacatgtgaaaagggtaaattttattgtatatgaattatatttcaatcaagcggaaaaagattaaaaatttatttccagcAGAGTTATCATCTCTCTGTGGGAAGGAAGTAAATCTTGATAATTTGAATTACTCCAAATACTAGTATAATGCCAAGATAATGTACCACAGAAGTCTTTTAAATTAATGGTTGTATAGGTTGCCCTATGtgcttttcttcatattttcaattctttttactATGTACAATCTCCCAAATGCAAGCATGTAAAGAACTTTCAAGAGAGAATTATCTATtttgtatgtaatttttttttttttggcaaaggaAGAATTGGGTTATAATACGTCTTATTGTAATCTAATAATTATTCAGTTTGGTTGATTTGCACCAGGGTGGCTCTTGAAAATAAATGTGGGTGTGGTCTCATTCTGTGTTATTTTAGAATTTGGTAATTCATACATTTGAATGCAGTGGTTCTCTATCCTCCCTGTATATTACAACCTTTAGGGGAACTTTTCAAAATACTCATGCTTAAGCCCCACCCCCAATTCTGAGTCAattggttgagaaccactgttcccATGCAGGTAGGTGTCAATAGGAAGTCCTCCACATGGTTGTAGTTACTGTTACCCTTTCAGAGAATCTATTGTAGATCCACGCTTTTCAAACTTCAACATGCATGTAAATCTACTGGGCATGtccttaaaatgcagattctgattcaatagtgCTGGGATGTGGTCCTTGGATAACTGCATTCTAAAAAGTTCTCCAGTGATGCCCAGCTGATTCAAAGACCACACATTCTGTAGTAAGGGttgtggaatatattttaaaatgtgcaggAGTGGAAGCATGGTtagtaagaagaaaatgaaataaagcattaTTACGTTATTAGAGAAAGGGATTCATAAAGAGGTAATTTCTTAGAGTTTAACTTTCATCTGGGGAAACTTTTCCATTGATTTGATTATCATTTAATGGGTTGGTCCAACTGGTTCAGGTTGACCTCACTTTCTTCTATGAAAGTTCTTTTCTATAGTTCATCTATAGGAAGTGTAAAATAAAGTTTGTTATagagttttatggtttctttAGATATTGTTCTGACTATCAAGAATGATAGAATCTAGtgagaaaatatcaagaaatatatttgttttatttaaattaacattattGATATCTATGTGCTAGGTGCTGTTTTCTGTTCTGAAATTACAGAAACTAATAAAGCAGAGTTCTTGCTCTCAAGGAATTTATAATACAGCGGCAAGGGAAGCCCAAGAGGATGAAGTCACTCACAGTGCGGGAGATATTTCTGGCCTCTGATGTCATTTTCTTCCATCCTGTGAGGATTGCAGCACAAATTACATATATAGAAGGAAGTATGTGTCCTGATTCTTCCCCAGGATGGGAGACATGTGGAGACACATTTGTAAACAGCTAACTATAAcacaagaatgaataaaaacatgttaaataGAATTACAAGTAATGTGCTATGGAAGAAATAATTAATTCTGCCTGGGGAGAGGCTTCATTGAGGACATAGCATTAGGGTTTTGAAATGTCTCCTTTGAAAACTTCACATCCACTTGCCAGTTTCTCAACTCTTCACTGACAGGGGGCTCACAGTCTGAACTCATTTGGGAAGAACTCACTAATGTCACAGACCAATTTCAGGAACCTCCTAGAACTTTCTTCAAGGCatccttcatttctttattccgGAGGCTATAGATCATGGGGTTGAAAAAAGGGGTCAAAACTGAGTAGAATAGAGTCGTAAACTTCTGCATGCCCTCTGCTTGTCCTGACCCTGGGCTCACATACGTCATCATGACCGAGCCGTAGAACAGAAACACGACAGCCAGGTGTGAGGAGCAGGTAGAGAAGGCCTTCTTCCGGCCAGCAGTGGAGGGCACCTGCATCACAGCCCTCAGCACCAGGGTGTAGGAGCCAATAATGTGGAAGAAGGTGGCAAAGATGAGGAGGGAGCTCATGGTGCCACATATGAGAACAGTCCCTGGGATTGGGACACAAGCTGAAGCCAGGGCCAGCAGGGGACCAAGGTCACATAGAAAGTCATCAATCACATTTGGGCCACAAAACGGCAACTGGGTAACGAGTATCACTGGGATCAGAAACCAGAGGAAACCATAGACCCAGCAAAAGATGACCAGGCTGCTGCAGAACTTAGTAGTCATGATGGTGGGGTAGTATAGTGGACGACAGATTGCCAGGAACCGGTCATAGGCCATGATGGAGAGAAATAAGCACTCAGTTGTGCCCAGTGAGAAAAAGAAGTACAACTGGAGGAGGCACCGAGCAAAGGAGATGGTTTTGGTCTTGGAGAGGAAGTTGGCCAGCATGTTGGGCACATCGGAGTTGACATAGCAGATCTCCAGGAAGGAGAAGTTGGCCAGCAGAATGTACATGGGGGTGTGGAGCCGGTGGTCCCAGCGCA is from Microcebus murinus isolate Inina chromosome 6, M.murinus_Inina_mat1.0, whole genome shotgun sequence and encodes:
- the LOC105864596 gene encoding olfactory receptor 11H6-like, translated to MTSEARNISRTVSDFILLGFPCRWEIQIVLFSIFFVTYLLTLLGNTAIVCAVRWDHRLHTPMYILLANFSFLEICYVNSDVPNMLANFLSKTKTISFARCLLQLYFFFSLGTTECLFLSIMAYDRFLAICRPLYYPTIMTTKFCSSLVIFCWVYGFLWFLIPVILVTQLPFCGPNVIDDFLCDLGPLLALASACVPIPGTVLICGTMSSLLIFATFFHIIGSYTLVLRAVMQVPSTAGRKKAFSTCSSHLAVVFLFYGSVMMTYVSPGSGQAEGMQKFTTLFYSVLTPFFNPMIYSLRNKEMKDALKKVLGGS